A region of the Flavobacteriaceae bacterium MAR_2010_188 genome:
TTTAATGGAAATAGATAGGTGTGAGTTAAAACTTGGTTTTGAGAACTGGTATAGTATCGCTGGCTTTATGTATTACGAATTCGCCAAGGCCAGATTCCACCGCAATGGCAGGTGAACGGGATTTTAGGAAAGAATACTATTAAAGTACAAAGACTTTAAAAGACATAAGAATGAAAATTATGAAAGCAACTATTATAATGGGTGTTTTGATTATGCTATTTTCCTGTAATAACGCTGAGAAACAGGCTTCGCATGAAGATGTTGACCAAACCATACGAGAAGGGTCGAAAAAGACAAATCCTTCAGAGAAAAACGTCACGGACAGCGTCGCCAAACAGATGATGGAGATGTTTGGGATGGAGGGAGAAACTTTTCATGATATGATGAAAACAGATTCTCTTGAAAGCGAAATCAATTCAGTTTTTAGCTCAGCCGGACTACAAAAACTATTGGAAGATGCTAATTTGTCCGATGCCGATACGGAGGCCTTGTTATTTCGGATCAAACAAATGGAAAACCAGAACAAAGGTACTGCTGGTGGAGATGTAAGCAAAACAGGGAAAGAGGCTTTGGATGGCTATTTTAAGGAATTGCAAAACGTTTTGGCTAATTCTGGAAGTGAAAAGCAACTAAAGGATCTCCAGGCCATGATGGAAAAACAGAATGTACAGGCTCAATTGGATGGACTTTCAACTCCAAAACCAGTTAAAACAGAGAATTTACGTAAAATATTGGGAGCGGATGACAATACCTTTATTGAGAGCGACCTTAGCTCATATTCATTGTACGGAGGCAATAAAGAAAAAAGGGAAGCTTTAATGAAACTCTCAACCGCCTCAAAGGAAGAGGGTGAAACCATTTTAATGGACTATTATCAAATCTCTAAAAAGGAACTTGAACTTCTGAAATCAATGCCTACAAGACAACATATAAGTTCGGAAAATGCGGCTAGGAAAATTTTGGAGGACGGTTTGCCTCCAGCGGTTGGAAATCATAACTCAAGTGGAAAGGCATCTCCCAAATTTAAAAATATGACCGAATTTTATTTCCAGGAACATGCCGGACGAGCTAATAATTTCATAAAGAATTCCGTGGGAGCAAGAGCTAAATTTTATAAGGAAAACCCAGGATGGTATGGTGACAAAACAGATGCAGGCAACACCTATGTCGATTCAAGAAATCAATATATATTTTTGCCACTTGGCGCTTTGTCATTTGCAGATAAGGTTATTTCACACGATGTGGGCTCACAAGGTTCAAACAGTGGCGGCGCCGTTAATGAACCCGATTTTGCATTAGAACGCTTTGATAAACGGGATCCACGAATCTGTAATCTTGGAACCAAAGGCGTACTAACATTAGAATTTACCAATAATACAATCGCAGATGTAAATGGTCCCGATCTCTACATTTTTGAAATGGGACAAATAGAACCTACGAACCTGGAAATTTCCAAGGATGGTAAAACCTGGATCAATGTCGGCAAGATTGAAGGTGGTACAGCAAAGGTGGATATTGCACCATACATTAAGAAGGGCGAAACTTATAATTATATTCGTTTAACCGACCTCGAGACTTGGAGTGAGCTGCCTGGCGCAGATGTAGATGCGGTAGCAGCCATCGGTGGAGCCCTAAGACTCAATTTAGACAGTGCGGTGCTTTTTGATACCGGAAAATTTCAGCTTAAGGAAACTGCTAGTAGCGAATTAAAAAAGTTGTTAGATGCAATCAAAACTATTCCAAAAGCAAGAATTGTGGTAGAAGGTCATACGGATGACGTGGGTAATCCAGCTTCCAATAAAATACTATCCGAAAATAGAGCGACAGAAGTTTCCAATTATCTTAAAAAGCATCTTTCAAAAGAATATAGGATTGAAATCAAAGGATTTGGGGAAAGCCAGCCGATTGCACCGAATAATACTGAAAAGAATAGGGAAAAAAATAGACGGGTAGAAATTTTGGTGATTCCTTTTTGAATTCTGAGTTGTTGAAGTGATTAAAAGGAATTTAATATGCTGATCAATTATAGTCAGCCTAGAGGTAACATATTGTGTCGGATAAGTGTCCTTAATAATTTACATAATCCACAATCTCTAATCCGTAACCAATAATACCCACACGCTTGGTGTGTTGGCTATTAGAAATCAACCGTAGTTTGGTGATTTTAAGACTATGAAGAATCTGGGCACCGATACCAAAATCCTTGGCGTCCATCTCAATGCCAGGAGCTTTAACTACTTGGTCTTTAACCTGAGTCTCTTTAAGCGTTGCCAAGCGTTTTAGAAGATTCATGGATTGGGCTTGCTGATTTATAAATAAAATCGCTCCTTTACCCTCTTCATTTATCACCCTAAACATATCATCCAGTTTTTCGTCTGCATTATTGGTTAAGGTTCCAAGAATATCATTATTGACTAAGGTCGCATTTACCCTGGTCAATACTGCTTCATTTATTCCCCAAGTTCCTTTGGTTAGCGCAATATGAATTTGGTCATTTGTAGTTTGCTGAAATGCTCTTAATCTGAATTTTCCAAACCTAGTTTCTATATCAAAGTCCTCCTTCTTTTCAATTAAAGAATCATGCTCCATTCTATAGGCGACCAAATCCTCAATTGAAATAATCTTTAAGTCGAATCTTTCTGCAACTTTCAAAAGTTCTGGCAAACGTGCCATGGTTCCATCGTTATTCAAAATTTCAACCAAAATACCTGCAGGTTTAAATCCAGCAAGTCTAGCCAAATCTACCGCAGCTTCAGTATGACCGGTCCGACGAAGGACTCCGCCATTTTTCGCCTTTAAAGGAAAAATATGACCTGGACGACCCAAATCATGAGGTTTGGTATCATTTTTTACTAACGCCTTGATGGTTTTGGAACGGTCGTGTACTGAGATTCCGGTGGTACAGCCGTGGCCGATTAAATCTACAGAAACAGTAAACTGAGTGTGATGCAATACGGTATTATTCTGCACCATCATACTTAAATCTAATTCTTCACATCGATCTTCGGTAAGCGGAGCACAGATCAATCCACGTCCGTGTTGTGCCATAAAGTTGATCATCTCTGGGGTCACGGCTTCTGCGGCGGCAATAAAGTCTCCTTCGTTCTCACGATTTTCATCATCGACCACGATAATTACCTTACCGTTTTTAATATCTTCTATCGCTTCCGGAATGGAATTTAAAACAACTTCTTTTGCCAAAACAGTGTCAGTTCTCATGTAATTAGAATATTTGCAAAGATATGTTTAATTTATATTTTTAAGGGAACTTCTGCCAAGGTCCTCGTTGATTTTGTTCCTTATCAAATAATGGGTCACCATATAAAATGGCATACCTAGAAGCATGTAAAAGGGATTCAGCTTTTTAGTCTTTATATTTAAATGCTCAAAAAACTCGTTCGATTTTATAAAAGTTATAATCCCCATAATGATGAAAATTGCAAACCCAACCAGACTGCTGATTAAAGCGATGTGGGCATACTGAGGAAACTTATTGTTTTTGAATACAAAATGAAGTAACAGGGCAAAAGCCGAAATCCAATAGATAATAAAAGCAATACGAGATAGCGTTTTGGCTTTGGTTGCCTCCTTGGTAGAATTTATAAATTTTTCGGAGATTTTGATTCCCCGTTCCTTCATTTGAAAGTAAGAAATCCCGTTTCCAAGCATTGTAGTGTAAGCGATTCTCTTGGCATTGATGTCCAAATTCTTTTCCTCGTAATTTTTGATGACATCTACCAAACGATCATTATTATAATCGGTTATATAACTGTAATCCTTATAACTGCCATCCGCCAATTTTACTTTGTAGTCTGGCTGCATGCCCAAGAACTTTTTAAATGGGTCTAGATAGCTTCCCAACTCAAACAATCCACGGTCCTTGGTTGCCCTTGAAGTTAGATAAATTCCCAATGGGAGAATGATGAGAGTAGAAAGCCAGGTTCCCAGCACTGAACTATAGGAACCATCTTGACTACTGTTCTTGGCGAAAATCCCAATAAAGTGGTAGCTCAAGAAAAGCAAGATTGCAATAACCATTGGTAATCCGAGTCCACCTTTCCTGATCAAAGCTCCCAATGGTGCGCCAACGAAAAATAAAACGATACAGGCGATACCTAAGGCAAATTTTTCATGCAGAGCAATCACGTGTTTGTTGAGCCATTTGGTTTCATCCGCGTAGGTAGAGGTTCTAGTTGTAATAATCTGTGACGTGCTATTTACGTTATTAGAAGCAAGATTTAGTAATTGTATTTTAGTCTGATTATCGAACAGCTCCATTATATCTCCTTTATAGACTGTATCTCTTTTTGGTTGTATATCCGAATTGAGGCTGGCTATATTGGTTCGTAAATACAGAGTTCTATAAAGTTCCTCCTTCCGCTCAGTTTTTTGTTGTCTAAGGCTATCAATCGTATAATTAAGGCTATTTACGTTAAGCATGTTAAACCTATTGTCATAGCTTTTATCGTCCATATCTACATCGTCAAAACCCGCGAGGTCCACGTTCATGATATATTGATCAAAACTACTTTTGATAAATGGCTTTTTGATGTTGTCTTTTGGGTCGTTAGTACGTATCTCATCGTAATGGTGACCATCATATAAAACCAGTTGAAGAATGTTAGAATTTAAACTGCTCTTCAATTCTCCCGTCTTTGAAGTTGTTACGGTGAAATTGCCAGGGCGACTACTGTTCTTTCTATGAATGATGACATCGGAAAGAAACTGACCTCGATCACCACTCTTTTTTTCAACCTTAATATTTAT
Encoded here:
- a CDS encoding OmpA family protein, whose translation is MKIMKATIIMGVLIMLFSCNNAEKQASHEDVDQTIREGSKKTNPSEKNVTDSVAKQMMEMFGMEGETFHDMMKTDSLESEINSVFSSAGLQKLLEDANLSDADTEALLFRIKQMENQNKGTAGGDVSKTGKEALDGYFKELQNVLANSGSEKQLKDLQAMMEKQNVQAQLDGLSTPKPVKTENLRKILGADDNTFIESDLSSYSLYGGNKEKREALMKLSTASKEEGETILMDYYQISKKELELLKSMPTRQHISSENAARKILEDGLPPAVGNHNSSGKASPKFKNMTEFYFQEHAGRANNFIKNSVGARAKFYKENPGWYGDKTDAGNTYVDSRNQYIFLPLGALSFADKVISHDVGSQGSNSGGAVNEPDFALERFDKRDPRICNLGTKGVLTLEFTNNTIADVNGPDLYIFEMGQIEPTNLEISKDGKTWINVGKIEGGTAKVDIAPYIKKGETYNYIRLTDLETWSELPGADVDAVAAIGGALRLNLDSAVLFDTGKFQLKETASSELKKLLDAIKTIPKARIVVEGHTDDVGNPASNKILSENRATEVSNYLKKHLSKEYRIEIKGFGESQPIAPNNTEKNREKNRRVEILVIPF
- a CDS encoding 3,4-dihydroxy 2-butanone 4-phosphate synthase / GTP cyclohydrolase II — its product is MRTDTVLAKEVVLNSIPEAIEDIKNGKVIIVVDDENRENEGDFIAAAEAVTPEMINFMAQHGRGLICAPLTEDRCEELDLSMMVQNNTVLHHTQFTVSVDLIGHGCTTGISVHDRSKTIKALVKNDTKPHDLGRPGHIFPLKAKNGGVLRRTGHTEAAVDLARLAGFKPAGILVEILNNDGTMARLPELLKVAERFDLKIISIEDLVAYRMEHDSLIEKKEDFDIETRFGKFRLRAFQQTTNDQIHIALTKGTWGINEAVLTRVNATLVNNDILGTLTNNADEKLDDMFRVINEEGKGAILFINQQAQSMNLLKRLATLKETQVKDQVVKAPGIEMDAKDFGIGAQILHSLKITKLRLISNSQHTKRVGIIGYGLEIVDYVNY
- a CDS encoding lipopolysaccharide export system permease protein, with the translated sequence MSVFLILMLIFVLQAIWLYIGELAGKDLSISIIYKFLIFATPTLIPLILPLTILVSSIMVFGSFAENYEFAAMKSTGISLQRAMRGLSIFIVILGFVSFFFANNVIPAANFNFYNLRKNIAQKQPAMVIAEGQFNQLGDINIKVEKKSGDRGQFLSDVIIHRKNSSRPGNFTVTTSKTGELKSSLNSNILQLVLYDGHHYDEIRTNDPKDNIKKPFIKSSFDQYIMNVDLAGFDDVDMDDKSYDNRFNMLNVNSLNYTIDSLRQQKTERKEELYRTLYLRTNIASLNSDIQPKRDTVYKGDIMELFDNQTKIQLLNLASNNVNSTSQIITTRTSTYADETKWLNKHVIALHEKFALGIACIVLFFVGAPLGALIRKGGLGLPMVIAILLFLSYHFIGIFAKNSSQDGSYSSVLGTWLSTLIILPLGIYLTSRATKDRGLFELGSYLDPFKKFLGMQPDYKVKLADGSYKDYSYITDYNNDRLVDVIKNYEEKNLDINAKRIAYTTMLGNGISYFQMKERGIKISEKFINSTKEATKAKTLSRIAFIIYWISAFALLLHFVFKNNKFPQYAHIALISSLVGFAIFIIMGIITFIKSNEFFEHLNIKTKKLNPFYMLLGMPFYMVTHYLIRNKINEDLGRSSLKNIN